From one Catenuloplanes nepalensis genomic stretch:
- a CDS encoding tetratricopeptide repeat protein — protein sequence MPSDAAPDSTPDRTPDEGPDSVSANEHVQRAALLADLEAYPDAIVELEAALALEPGDPWTRAMLARVYLAIGRPADALVSADQAVEAAPGQVAPLVVRGIALVELQRFAEGAQVAEEILRIGPQEAYAQRTGAALLSETRNGQVALDTAWHAVTLAPTEPESHLVLAVVAARLHQFDLAERAYREAIRLNPDLEQAGADSGLLRLEQRRYARALAGIAAEASKEEPVAFDPRARETATQTLGRTTREVLHRTLLGAGGGALIVALLVAFSASVDGALSRFAAVSLTVLGAIAVVLYLARIPRMVREGFPGLLRAERPLLIALVATAAMPLLFLVYAMIGTPWPLVLAIAFGAAAELIVFHRSRRF from the coding sequence GTGCCGAGCGACGCCGCCCCCGACAGCACGCCCGACCGGACCCCGGACGAGGGCCCCGACTCCGTCAGCGCGAACGAGCACGTGCAGCGTGCCGCGCTGCTCGCGGATCTGGAGGCCTACCCGGACGCGATCGTGGAGTTGGAGGCCGCGCTCGCGCTGGAGCCGGGCGATCCCTGGACGCGGGCGATGCTGGCCCGCGTCTACCTGGCCATCGGCCGCCCGGCGGACGCGCTGGTGAGCGCGGACCAGGCGGTCGAGGCCGCGCCCGGGCAGGTGGCTCCGCTGGTGGTGCGCGGCATCGCGCTGGTCGAGTTGCAGCGCTTCGCGGAGGGCGCGCAGGTCGCCGAGGAGATCCTGCGGATCGGCCCGCAGGAGGCGTATGCGCAGCGCACCGGCGCCGCGCTGCTCAGCGAGACGCGCAACGGCCAGGTGGCGCTGGACACGGCGTGGCACGCGGTCACGCTCGCGCCGACCGAGCCGGAGAGTCACCTGGTGCTCGCGGTCGTCGCGGCCCGGCTGCACCAGTTCGACCTGGCCGAGCGGGCCTACCGGGAGGCGATCCGGCTGAATCCGGACCTGGAGCAGGCCGGCGCCGACTCCGGTCTGTTGCGGCTGGAGCAGCGACGATACGCACGGGCGCTGGCCGGGATCGCCGCCGAGGCGTCGAAGGAGGAGCCGGTCGCGTTCGATCCGCGGGCACGGGAGACCGCCACCCAGACGCTCGGCCGGACCACGCGCGAGGTGCTGCACCGGACGCTGCTGGGTGCGGGCGGTGGCGCGCTGATCGTGGCGTTGCTGGTCGCGTTCAGCGCCTCGGTGGACGGCGCGCTGTCCCGGTTCGCGGCCGTCTCGCTGACCGTGCTCGGCGCGATCGCGGTGGTGCTCTACCTGGCGCGGATTCCGCGGATGGTGCGGGAGGGCTTTCCGGGGCTGCTACGCGCGGAGCGGCCGCTGCTGATCGCCCTGGTCGCCACGGCCGCGATGCCGTTGCTGTTCCTGGTGTACGCCATGATCGGCACGCCGTGGCCGCTGGTGCTGGCGATCGCGTTCGGCGCGGCCGCGGAGCTGATCGTCTTTCACCGGTCCCGCCGGTTCTGA
- the ispF gene encoding 2-C-methyl-D-erythritol 2,4-cyclodiphosphate synthase: MVGVGTDVHAFEAGRECWVAGLHWPGETGLAGHSDGDVAAHAACDALFSAANLGDLGSNFGTDRPEWSGASGVALLTEAASRVRAAGFEIGNVSIQVIGVHPKIGKRRDEAQRTLTAAAGATVTVSGTTTDGLGLTGRAEGLAGIAVAMIYHR; the protein is encoded by the coding sequence ATGGTGGGTGTGGGGACCGACGTGCACGCGTTCGAGGCCGGACGGGAGTGCTGGGTCGCCGGCCTGCACTGGCCCGGCGAGACCGGTCTGGCCGGCCACTCCGACGGCGACGTCGCCGCGCACGCGGCCTGCGACGCGCTCTTCTCCGCGGCCAACCTCGGCGACCTGGGCAGCAACTTCGGCACCGACCGCCCGGAGTGGTCCGGCGCCTCCGGCGTGGCGCTGCTCACCGAGGCCGCGTCCCGGGTCCGCGCGGCCGGCTTCGAAATCGGCAACGTCTCCATCCAGGTGATCGGCGTCCACCCGAAGATCGGCAAGCGCCGCGACGAGGCCCAGCGCACGCTCACCGCCGCCGCCGGCGCCACCGTGACCGTCTCCGGCACCACCACGGACGGCCTCGGCCTCACCGGCCGCGCGGAGGGCCTGGCCGGCATCGCCGTCGCGATGATCTACCACCGCTAG
- the ispD gene encoding 2-C-methyl-D-erythritol 4-phosphate cytidylyltransferase, translating to MTAHLDPRGDVAVLVPAAGAGVRLGPGGPKALRLLGGEPLLVHAVRRVATARGVRRIVVAAPPADVTFVIGLLAPVAEVTVVPGGADRQSSVSAALAAVPAEVDVVLVHDAARALAPAALVESVAAAVRNGAGAVIPVLPVVDTIKEVDASETVLGTVDRSTLRAVQTPQGFRRDLLVAAHAAAVAAHTDDAGMVEKLGERVVCVPGSDLAMKITRPIDLVLAEHLLTHEAGSTA from the coding sequence GTGACCGCGCACCTTGACCCGCGCGGTGACGTCGCGGTCCTTGTTCCTGCTGCCGGTGCCGGTGTCCGGCTCGGCCCGGGCGGCCCGAAGGCGTTGCGTCTGCTCGGCGGTGAGCCGCTGCTGGTGCACGCGGTGCGCCGGGTCGCCACCGCGCGCGGGGTCCGCCGGATCGTGGTCGCCGCGCCCCCGGCGGACGTCACGTTCGTGATCGGGCTGCTCGCGCCGGTCGCGGAGGTGACGGTCGTCCCCGGCGGCGCCGACCGGCAGTCCTCGGTCTCCGCCGCGCTCGCCGCCGTGCCCGCCGAGGTCGACGTCGTCCTCGTGCACGACGCGGCCCGGGCGCTCGCACCGGCCGCGCTGGTCGAATCCGTGGCCGCGGCCGTGCGGAACGGTGCCGGTGCGGTGATCCCGGTGCTTCCGGTGGTCGACACGATCAAGGAGGTCGACGCGTCCGAGACCGTGCTCGGCACCGTCGACCGGTCCACGCTCCGCGCGGTGCAGACCCCGCAGGGCTTCCGGCGCGACCTGCTCGTCGCCGCACACGCGGCCGCGGTCGCGGCACACACCGACGACGCCGGCATGGTGGAGAAGCTCGGCGAGCGCGTGGTCTGCGTGCCCGGCTCCGACCTGGCCATGAAGATCACCCGTCCGATCGACCTGGTGCTGGCGGAGCACCTGCTGACCCATGAGGCAGGATCCACCGCGTGA
- a CDS encoding CarD family transcriptional regulator, with the protein MVFSVGETVVYPHHGAALIEAIETRVVKGEEKLYLVLRVAQGDLTVRVPAENAEIVGVREVVGEEGLGKVFDVLRAPHTEEPTNWSRRYKANLEKLASGNPLKVAEVVRDLWRRERERGLSAGEKRMLAKARDILVGEVALAEKSTKDEAETLLDKVLTEA; encoded by the coding sequence ATGGTTTTCAGTGTCGGCGAGACCGTTGTTTACCCCCACCACGGGGCCGCACTCATCGAGGCTATCGAGACTCGGGTCGTCAAGGGCGAGGAAAAGCTCTACCTCGTCCTGAGGGTCGCTCAGGGTGACCTGACGGTGCGGGTTCCCGCTGAGAACGCCGAGATCGTCGGTGTGCGCGAAGTGGTCGGAGAAGAAGGCCTCGGCAAGGTCTTCGATGTTCTCCGCGCCCCGCACACCGAGGAGCCGACCAACTGGTCGCGGCGCTACAAGGCAAACCTGGAAAAGCTGGCCTCCGGCAACCCGCTGAAGGTCGCCGAGGTCGTCCGTGACCTGTGGCGTCGTGAGCGTGAGCGGGGCCTCTCCGCCGGTGAGAAGCGCATGCTGGCGAAGGCCCGGGACATTCTCGTCGGCGAGGTGGCGCTCGCGGAGAAGAGCACCAAGGACGAGGCGGAGACGCTTCTCGACAAGGTCCTCACCGAGGCCTGA
- a CDS encoding type III polyketide synthase, which produces MGVALPPSADQDELWSGYFAAHYQGRTAAIAERIFANSGVRTRQAAVNPLTEDVSGWSTEQRMRRYQEEALPLGKEAVERALTSAGLAAADVGLFAVCSCTGYATPGLDILLARDLGMSPRTQRLFIGHMGCYAALPGIGAVSDFVTARGRPALLLCAELTSLHIQPPAARLETQQVVCHALFGDAAVAVVLRPEEPNQRGYAVREVAAVTDPTTADHMSWQVTDLGFRMGLSNRVPQVLARHVRPMVDDLLAGHGLTVADVDGWAVHPGGPRILDTVQRQLELPDSAMAASREVLATYGNCSSPTVLLILDALRRRPEPPRRVLALAFGPGLTLYAVLMELV; this is translated from the coding sequence ATGGGTGTGGCGCTTCCGCCGTCCGCCGATCAGGACGAGCTGTGGTCCGGCTACTTCGCGGCGCACTACCAGGGCCGGACCGCCGCGATCGCGGAGCGGATCTTCGCGAACTCCGGCGTGCGCACCCGCCAGGCCGCGGTCAACCCGCTCACCGAGGACGTCTCCGGCTGGTCGACCGAGCAGCGCATGCGCCGCTACCAGGAGGAGGCGCTGCCGCTCGGCAAGGAGGCGGTGGAGCGGGCGCTCACCTCGGCCGGCCTGGCCGCGGCGGACGTCGGCCTGTTCGCGGTCTGCTCCTGCACCGGCTACGCCACGCCGGGCCTGGACATCCTGCTCGCCCGGGACCTGGGCATGTCGCCGCGCACCCAGCGGCTGTTCATCGGGCACATGGGCTGTTACGCCGCGCTGCCCGGCATCGGCGCGGTCTCCGACTTCGTGACCGCGCGCGGCCGCCCGGCGCTGCTGCTCTGCGCGGAGCTGACCAGCCTGCACATCCAGCCGCCCGCGGCGAGGCTGGAGACCCAGCAGGTGGTCTGCCACGCGCTCTTCGGCGACGCCGCCGTAGCCGTCGTGCTGCGGCCCGAAGAGCCGAACCAGCGGGGGTACGCCGTGCGCGAGGTCGCCGCGGTCACCGACCCGACGACCGCGGACCACATGTCGTGGCAGGTCACCGACCTCGGTTTCCGGATGGGCCTGTCCAACCGGGTGCCGCAGGTGCTCGCCCGGCACGTCCGTCCGATGGTCGACGACCTGCTCGCCGGGCACGGGCTGACCGTGGCGGACGTGGACGGCTGGGCGGTGCACCCGGGCGGGCCGCGCATCCTGGACACGGTGCAGCGGCAGTTGGAGCTGCCGGACTCGGCGATGGCCGCGTCGCGCGAGGTGCTCGCCACCTACGGCAACTGCTCGTCGCCGACCGTGCTGCTGATCCTGGACGCGCTGCGCCGCCGGCCCGAGCCGCCGCGCCGGGTGCTCGCCCTCGCGTTCGGCCCGGGCCTCACGCTGTACGCCGTGCTGATGGAGCTGGTCTGA
- a CDS encoding methyltransferase domain-containing protein translates to MAPPRTAVRNDPRQYDALAGEWWRPGGLFELLHWLAAARAELIPPASRDGAVLVDVGCGAGLLAPHVAGHGYRHVGVDLSAAALAQARARGVTPVRADAARLPLPVAVADVVVAGELLEHVPDLPATVAELCRVLRPGGLLVLDTLNDTPLSRLLTITVAEFLVPRSRGIHDPAFYVDPARLTELCATHGVRLRIRGIRPSLPALAGWLLGRRPPERARRMRPIRSTAVAYQGMGRKEW, encoded by the coding sequence ATGGCCCCGCCCCGGACCGCGGTGCGCAACGACCCCCGGCAGTACGACGCGCTCGCCGGGGAGTGGTGGCGTCCGGGTGGCCTGTTCGAGCTGCTGCACTGGCTGGCCGCCGCGCGTGCCGAGCTGATCCCGCCCGCGTCCCGGGACGGCGCGGTGCTGGTCGACGTGGGCTGCGGCGCCGGCCTGCTCGCCCCACACGTGGCCGGGCACGGTTATAGGCACGTCGGTGTCGATCTCAGCGCGGCCGCGCTCGCGCAGGCGCGGGCGCGGGGCGTCACCCCGGTCCGGGCGGACGCGGCCCGGCTCCCGCTGCCGGTCGCGGTCGCGGACGTGGTGGTCGCGGGCGAGCTGCTGGAGCACGTGCCGGACCTGCCGGCCACGGTCGCGGAGCTGTGCCGGGTGCTGCGCCCGGGCGGCCTGCTGGTGCTGGACACGCTGAACGACACGCCGCTGAGCCGGCTGCTCACGATCACCGTCGCGGAGTTCCTGGTGCCCCGGTCGCGCGGCATCCACGACCCCGCGTTCTATGTGGATCCCGCGCGCCTGACCGAGCTCTGCGCCACACACGGTGTACGGCTGCGCATCCGGGGTATCCGACCGAGCCTGCCCGCGCTCGCCGGCTGGCTGCTGGGCCGGCGACCGCCGGAGCGTGCCCGTCGCATGCGTCCGATCAGGTCGACCGCCGTCGCGTACCAGGGAATGGGGCGAAAAGAGTGGTGA
- a CDS encoding UbiA family prenyltransferase gives MALRGLFRASHPEPGLAVTAVSALLGAGAGHSLASGALVTATVLASQAAVGWSNDWLDAARDRTVGRADKPVATGTVSRTAVGVAALVSALAVPVLGLFTTLPAAACITLALVSALLYNAPLKRTPLSVLPYVVSFGALPAFVVLALPGAPTPPAWLVVAGGLLGGGAHFANVLPDLEDDLTTGVRGLPHRLGATASRLAAAVLLLAATVTLAFGPPGPPSWVGTAALVAAVVALTAGWLAGRAAAARGHRSHATFRSVLAVALIDVILLVVGGAVG, from the coding sequence ATGGCCCTCCGAGGATTGTTCCGTGCCTCCCATCCCGAGCCCGGGCTCGCCGTCACCGCGGTCAGCGCGCTGCTGGGGGCCGGTGCCGGGCACTCGCTCGCGAGCGGTGCGCTGGTCACCGCGACCGTGCTGGCCAGTCAGGCCGCGGTCGGATGGAGCAACGACTGGCTCGACGCGGCGCGGGACCGGACCGTCGGGCGGGCCGACAAGCCGGTCGCGACCGGCACGGTGAGCCGTACCGCGGTCGGCGTGGCCGCGCTGGTGTCGGCGCTGGCCGTACCCGTGCTGGGTCTGTTCACCACGCTGCCGGCCGCGGCCTGCATCACGCTGGCGCTGGTCTCCGCGCTGCTCTACAACGCGCCGCTGAAGCGCACGCCGCTGTCGGTGCTGCCCTATGTGGTCTCGTTCGGCGCGCTGCCCGCGTTCGTGGTGCTGGCGCTGCCCGGCGCGCCCACACCCCCGGCGTGGCTGGTCGTGGCCGGCGGGCTGCTCGGCGGCGGCGCGCACTTCGCCAACGTGCTGCCGGACCTCGAGGACGACCTGACCACGGGGGTACGGGGACTGCCGCACCGCCTCGGCGCGACCGCGTCCCGGCTAGCCGCGGCCGTGCTGCTGCTCGCCGCGACCGTGACGCTCGCGTTCGGACCGCCGGGCCCGCCGTCCTGGGTGGGCACGGCCGCGCTGGTCGCGGCGGTCGTGGCGCTGACCGCCGGATGGCTGGCCGGCCGGGCCGCCGCTGCGCGCGGGCACCGGTCGCACGCCACGTTCCGATCCGTCCTCGCGGTCGCGCTGATCGACGTGATTCTGCTGGTCGTGGGCGGTGCGGTGGGCTGA
- the radA gene encoding DNA repair protein RadA, producing the protein MTRPIPRGASSARPRSGGSREPRPTYQCDACGHQPPKWVGRCPECGEWGSVIEAAPGPVVSGKVVSSRMPAEPARPISQISAAPAKARPTHVPELDRVLGGGMVPGAVVLLAGEPGVGKSTLLLDVAQRWAEAGETPSLVVSGEESVSQVRLRAERMGALHDELYLAAESDLGAVIGHLDAVKPGLLIVDSVQTISTGTAEGVSGGVTQVRAVTATLVSIAKERGIATVLVGHVTKDGNVAGPRVLEHLVDVVLHFEGDKHSSLRLVRGIKNRFGAADEVGCFEMHEGGISSLSDPSGLFLTRYSEPVPGTCVTVAMEGRRALVTEVQALIGGTVPGSPRRTVSGLDSARLAMVLAVLQRRVERLTLHDKEVFAATVGGIRVVEPAADLAVALAVASGGLNLALHPTLAAIGEVGLTGEVRRVGAVPRRLAEAARLGFRFALVPPGCGPSSTGVVPDGMRVEEVGDLRSALQWAARFSAE; encoded by the coding sequence GTGACCCGACCGATTCCGCGCGGCGCCTCCTCGGCCCGCCCCCGCTCCGGCGGCTCCCGCGAGCCGCGGCCGACCTATCAGTGCGATGCCTGCGGGCATCAGCCGCCCAAGTGGGTCGGCCGCTGCCCGGAGTGCGGCGAGTGGGGCTCGGTGATCGAGGCGGCGCCCGGCCCGGTCGTCTCCGGCAAGGTGGTCAGCTCGCGCATGCCCGCGGAGCCGGCCCGCCCGATCTCGCAGATCAGCGCCGCACCGGCCAAGGCGCGCCCGACGCACGTGCCGGAGCTCGACCGGGTGCTCGGCGGCGGCATGGTGCCCGGCGCCGTGGTGCTGCTGGCCGGCGAGCCGGGCGTGGGCAAGTCCACGCTGCTGCTCGACGTGGCGCAGCGCTGGGCCGAGGCCGGCGAGACGCCGTCGCTGGTGGTCAGCGGCGAGGAGTCGGTCAGCCAGGTGCGGCTGCGCGCGGAGCGGATGGGCGCGCTGCACGACGAGCTCTACCTCGCGGCCGAGAGCGACCTCGGCGCGGTCATCGGCCATCTGGACGCGGTCAAGCCGGGCCTGCTGATCGTCGACTCGGTGCAGACCATCTCCACCGGCACGGCCGAGGGCGTGTCCGGCGGCGTCACCCAGGTCCGCGCGGTCACCGCCACGCTGGTCAGCATCGCGAAGGAGCGCGGTATCGCGACCGTGCTGGTCGGTCACGTCACCAAGGACGGCAACGTGGCCGGTCCGCGCGTGCTGGAGCACCTGGTCGACGTGGTGCTGCACTTCGAGGGCGACAAGCACTCGTCGCTGCGTCTGGTCCGCGGCATCAAGAACCGGTTCGGCGCGGCCGACGAGGTGGGCTGCTTCGAGATGCACGAGGGCGGCATCAGCAGCCTCTCCGACCCGTCCGGCCTGTTCCTGACGCGCTACTCCGAGCCGGTGCCGGGCACCTGTGTGACGGTCGCCATGGAGGGCCGGCGTGCGCTGGTCACCGAGGTCCAGGCGCTGATCGGCGGCACGGTCCCGGGCTCGCCGCGGCGCACCGTCTCCGGGCTGGACAGCGCCCGTCTGGCCATGGTGCTGGCCGTGCTGCAACGCCGGGTCGAGCGGCTCACGCTGCATGACAAGGAGGTCTTCGCGGCCACGGTCGGCGGCATCCGGGTGGTCGAGCCCGCGGCCGACCTGGCGGTGGCGCTCGCGGTCGCGTCCGGCGGGCTCAATCTCGCGCTGCACCCGACGCTGGCCGCGATCGGCGAGGTCGGGCTGACCGGAGAGGTGCGCCGGGTGGGCGCGGTGCCCCGGCGGCTCGCCGAGGCGGCCCGGCTCGGTTTCAGGTTCGCGCTGGTGCCGCCCGGCTGCGGGCCGTCCTCGACCGGGGTTGTGCCGGACGGAATGCGGGTAGAGGAGGTCGGCGACCTGCGGAGCGCACTGCAGTGGGCCGCCCGGTTCTCGGCGGAGTGA
- the disA gene encoding DNA integrity scanning diadenylate cyclase DisA, producing the protein MPIDRDASKPAGASLPGRAGVVGSPARAVTNGSPGLNGSGGAGDPLRANLALMAPGTALRDGLERILRGRTGALIVLGYDATVESLCTGGFALDVEFSSTRLRELCKMDGAIVLSSDCTRIVRAAVHLMPNPDIYTEESGTRHRTAERVAKQTGYPVISVSQSMHIIGLYVNGQRHVLDDSAAILSRANQALATLERYKLRLDEVSGTLSALEIEDLVTVRDAVAVVQRLEMVRRIADEIAGYVVELGTDGRLLALQLDELMAGVDADRTLVIRDYLPTGRKARTLDEALVELDLLTATDLIDLVAVAKSIGYPPASDALDAPVSPRGYRLLAKVPRLPGSVVDRLVDHFGSLQRLLGATVEDLQAVDGVGDARARSVREGLSRLAEASILERYV; encoded by the coding sequence GTGCCGATCGACCGAGATGCCAGCAAGCCCGCTGGTGCGAGCCTTCCTGGCCGCGCCGGCGTGGTCGGCTCACCCGCTCGCGCCGTGACGAACGGATCCCCCGGGCTGAACGGGTCCGGCGGCGCCGGCGACCCGCTCCGGGCCAACCTCGCGCTGATGGCGCCGGGCACCGCACTCCGCGACGGGCTGGAGCGCATCCTGCGCGGCCGCACCGGCGCGCTGATCGTGCTCGGCTACGACGCGACCGTCGAGTCGCTCTGCACCGGCGGCTTCGCGCTGGACGTGGAGTTCTCCTCGACCCGGCTGCGCGAGCTGTGCAAGATGGACGGCGCGATCGTGCTGTCCAGCGACTGCACCCGCATCGTCCGCGCCGCCGTGCACCTGATGCCGAACCCGGACATCTACACCGAGGAGTCCGGCACCCGGCACCGGACGGCCGAGCGGGTGGCCAAGCAGACCGGCTACCCGGTGATCTCAGTCAGCCAGTCCATGCACATCATCGGGCTGTACGTGAACGGCCAGCGGCACGTGCTGGACGACTCCGCCGCCATCCTCAGCCGGGCCAACCAGGCCCTCGCCACGCTGGAGCGGTACAAGCTGCGACTGGACGAGGTCTCCGGCACGCTCTCCGCACTGGAGATCGAGGACCTGGTCACGGTGCGGGACGCGGTCGCGGTGGTGCAGCGGCTGGAGATGGTCCGCCGCATCGCGGACGAGATCGCGGGTTACGTGGTCGAGCTGGGCACGGACGGCCGGCTGCTCGCGCTGCAGCTGGACGAGCTGATGGCCGGCGTCGACGCGGACCGCACGCTGGTCATCCGCGACTACCTGCCGACCGGCCGGAAGGCGCGCACGCTGGACGAGGCGCTGGTCGAGCTGGACCTGCTGACCGCCACCGATCTGATCGACCTGGTCGCGGTCGCGAAGTCGATCGGTTACCCGCCGGCGTCCGACGCACTGGACGCGCCGGTCAGCCCGCGCGGCTACCGGCTGCTGGCGAAGGTGCCGCGGCTGCCCGGTAGCGTGGTCGATCGCCTGGTCGACCACTTCGGCAGCCTGCAGCGCCTGCTCGGCGCCACGGTCGAGGACCTGCAGGCGGTCGACGGCGTCGGCGACGCCCGCGCCCGCAGCGTCCGCGAGGGCCTCTCCCGCCTAGCCGAGGCCAGCATCCTCGAACGCTACGTCTGA
- a CDS encoding peptide deformylase, producing the protein MTAPIDDLAGWTAESLGEPGTVRTVVTAPDPLLSRAGSEVDPCDPEVIRLAADLLATMRVSPGCVGLAAPQVGVSAQVFCVDVTGHPKAVTVHGAFALCNATVVEASRWRPGREGCMSVPDLTGDVKRASRLVVEGQLPGSGVTVKFPADGFEARALQHEIDHCAGLLFLDRVAGAHAVYQRKTYL; encoded by the coding sequence GTGACCGCGCCGATCGACGACCTGGCCGGTTGGACGGCGGAGAGCCTGGGCGAGCCGGGCACGGTCCGGACCGTGGTCACGGCCCCGGACCCGCTGCTCAGCCGCGCCGGGTCCGAGGTGGACCCGTGCGACCCGGAGGTGATCCGGCTGGCCGCGGACCTGCTCGCCACGATGCGCGTCTCACCCGGCTGCGTCGGACTGGCCGCGCCGCAGGTCGGCGTGAGCGCGCAGGTCTTCTGCGTGGACGTCACCGGCCATCCGAAGGCGGTGACCGTGCACGGCGCGTTCGCGCTCTGCAATGCCACCGTGGTGGAGGCGAGCCGGTGGCGGCCCGGCCGTGAGGGATGCATGTCCGTACCGGACCTGACCGGCGACGTCAAGCGGGCCAGCCGACTCGTGGTCGAGGGTCAGCTGCCCGGCAGCGGCGTGACCGTCAAGTTCCCGGCCGACGGATTCGAGGCGCGGGCGCTGCAGCATGAGATCGATCACTGTGCCGGGCTGCTGTTCCTGGACAGGGTGGCCGGCGCGCACGCCGTCTACCAACGCAAGACCTACCTGTGA
- a CDS encoding glycine cleavage system protein R — protein sequence MQELAITVIGHDRPGIVADVAGVLAGLGANLTDSTMTRLRGHFAMTLVCNGPEPAAVEVALAPLTADGQLLATVRAVEPDAGNAPHGEPYLVSVHGADRLGIVAAVTRVVEEEGGNVTDLTTRLTGPLYLLIAEVDLPPAAADRLADRLHEVAKTLDVEVTLRRAESDLL from the coding sequence GTGCAGGAGCTTGCGATCACCGTCATCGGCCACGACCGGCCAGGCATCGTCGCCGACGTCGCCGGCGTGCTGGCCGGGCTCGGCGCCAACCTGACCGACTCCACCATGACCCGGCTGCGCGGCCACTTCGCGATGACGCTGGTCTGCAACGGACCGGAGCCGGCCGCGGTCGAGGTCGCGCTCGCGCCCCTCACCGCGGACGGGCAGTTGCTGGCCACGGTGCGAGCCGTGGAGCCGGACGCCGGAAACGCGCCGCACGGCGAGCCGTACCTGGTGAGCGTGCACGGCGCGGACCGGCTCGGCATCGTCGCGGCCGTCACCCGCGTGGTCGAGGAGGAGGGCGGCAACGTCACGGACCTCACCACCCGGCTGACCGGCCCGCTCTACCTGCTGATCGCGGAGGTCGACCTGCCGCCGGCCGCGGCCGACCGGCTCGCGGACCGGCTGCACGAGGTCGCGAAGACGCTGGACGTCGAGGTGACGCTGCGCCGCGCGGAATCGGACCTGCTGTGA
- a CDS encoding A/G-specific adenine glycosylase, producing MTIAETAIDWFDLNARDLPWREPDASPWSILVSEVMLQQTPVVRVLPAWRNWMARWPVPAALAADPPGEAIRMWDRLGYPRRALRLHACATAIVERHGGEVPDDLELLLALPGIGVYTSRAVATFAYGQRHPVVDTNVRRFVSRAVAGEPDAGPATTPADLVACEALLPDEPARAARASAAFMEIGALICTARSPRCAACPVVSTCAWKATGRPMPEGPTRRPQKYAGTDRHVRGLIMAVLRQSDVPVSRHRIDLVWPDEVQRTRALAGLVTDGLAQPAPGLPEHYVLP from the coding sequence ATGACTATTGCTGAGACCGCAATCGACTGGTTCGACCTGAACGCCCGGGATCTGCCGTGGCGGGAACCGGACGCCTCGCCCTGGTCCATCCTGGTCAGCGAGGTGATGTTGCAGCAGACGCCGGTGGTCCGGGTGCTGCCGGCCTGGCGCAACTGGATGGCGAGGTGGCCGGTGCCGGCCGCGCTGGCGGCGGACCCACCGGGCGAGGCGATCCGGATGTGGGACCGGCTGGGCTATCCGCGCCGCGCGCTGCGGCTGCACGCCTGCGCGACCGCGATCGTGGAGCGGCACGGCGGCGAGGTCCCGGACGACCTGGAGTTGCTGCTCGCGCTGCCCGGGATCGGCGTCTACACGTCCCGGGCGGTGGCCACGTTCGCGTACGGGCAGCGGCACCCGGTGGTGGACACGAACGTCCGCCGATTCGTGTCCCGCGCGGTGGCCGGCGAGCCGGACGCCGGCCCGGCGACCACCCCGGCGGACCTGGTGGCCTGCGAGGCGCTGCTGCCGGACGAGCCGGCCCGGGCGGCGCGGGCCAGCGCCGCGTTCATGGAGATCGGCGCGCTGATCTGCACGGCCCGGTCGCCGCGCTGCGCGGCCTGCCCGGTGGTGTCCACCTGCGCCTGGAAGGCGACCGGCAGACCGATGCCGGAGGGTCCGACGCGGCGCCCGCAGAAGTACGCGGGCACGGATCGGCACGTCCGTGGCCTGATCATGGCGGTGTTGCGGCAGTCCGACGTGCCGGTGTCCCGGCACCGGATCGACCTGGTCTGGCCGGACGAGGTGCAGCGAACCCGGGCCCTGGCCGGGCTGGTGACCGACGGCTTGGCGCAGCCCGCACCCGGCCTGCCCGAGCACTACGTGCTGCCATGA